The proteins below are encoded in one region of Alistipes communis:
- a CDS encoding DMT family transporter, with the protein MNNPKGIAYAALSSSTFGLAPLFTVTLLRDGFSPFEVLTYRWGVASAALLLFGLATGRRLRIARRDFGVVFLLSLFRAGCSLSLVFAYANIATGVASTIHFLYPLAVALAMTLFFRERCSRRLFSAIAVSLAGAALLSSGDIRSNGGDATFGIAAAFFSVISYAGYIIGVRKSRAAQVESTTLTLLVMAIGAALFAAAGSLTSGLHWVDDSRTWGNILGLAIPATAVSNIALVKAIKAIGPTLTSILGAMEPLTAVLIGVLHFGEPFTAAGIAGVVLSVAAVTIVVTQGGKPAGNA; encoded by the coding sequence ATGAACAATCCCAAAGGAATCGCCTACGCCGCCCTCTCCTCGTCGACCTTCGGACTGGCACCGCTGTTCACCGTCACGCTGCTCCGCGACGGTTTTTCACCGTTCGAGGTGTTGACCTACCGCTGGGGCGTCGCCTCGGCGGCGCTGCTGCTCTTCGGGCTGGCGACGGGCCGGCGGCTGCGCATCGCCCGCAGGGACTTCGGCGTCGTCTTCCTGCTGAGCCTCTTCCGGGCCGGCTGTTCGCTGAGCCTCGTCTTCGCCTATGCCAACATTGCCACAGGCGTCGCTTCGACCATTCATTTCCTCTATCCGCTGGCCGTCGCGCTGGCCATGACGCTCTTTTTCCGCGAACGCTGTTCGCGGCGGCTGTTCTCGGCCATCGCCGTTTCGCTCGCCGGCGCCGCACTGCTCTCGTCGGGCGACATCCGTTCGAACGGCGGCGACGCGACGTTCGGCATCGCCGCGGCCTTCTTTTCGGTGATCTCCTACGCGGGCTATATCATCGGCGTGCGCAAGAGCCGCGCCGCACAGGTCGAATCGACGACCCTCACGCTGCTGGTCATGGCCATCGGCGCCGCGCTGTTCGCAGCGGCGGGCAGTCTGACATCGGGATTGCATTGGGTCGACGACTCCCGCACCTGGGGCAACATCCTCGGACTGGCGATCCCTGCCACGGCCGTCTCCAACATCGCACTCGTGAAGGCCATCAAGGCCATCGGGCCGACGCTCACCTCGATTCTCGGCGCAATGGAGCCGCTCACGGCCGTGCTGATCGGCGTGCTTCACTTCGGCGAGCCCTTCACCGCGGCAGGGATCGCGGGCGTCGTGCTGAGCGTAGCCGCAGTCACGATCGTCGTGACGCAGGGCGGCAAGCCGGCCGGCAACGCCTGA
- a CDS encoding PepSY-like domain-containing protein, whose amino-acid sequence MKKLLILAAAVFALGTSTVSADNDRPISVSELPEKAQQFIRQHFPNEKVSFAKMERELFDTTYEVIFTSSSKVEFLKNGDWKEVDCKYSTVPAAIIPQQIAQYVSQYYPDTSVVQIDRDKRDYEVKLTNGLELTFDLKFNLIDIDD is encoded by the coding sequence ATGAAAAAGCTTCTGATTCTCGCCGCCGCAGTGTTCGCCCTCGGCACCTCTACCGTCAGTGCCGACAACGATCGTCCGATCAGCGTCAGCGAACTGCCCGAAAAGGCGCAGCAGTTCATCCGCCAGCATTTCCCCAACGAAAAGGTCTCCTTCGCCAAGATGGAGCGCGAACTCTTCGATACGACCTACGAGGTGATCTTCACCAGCAGCTCCAAGGTCGAATTCCTGAAAAACGGCGACTGGAAAGAGGTCGACTGCAAATATTCGACGGTTCCTGCCGCGATCATCCCTCAGCAGATCGCGCAGTACGTTTCCCAGTACTATCCCGATACGTCCGTCGTCCAGATCGACCGCGACAAACGGGATTACGAGGTGAAGCTCACCAACGGGTTGGAGTTGACGTTCGACCTGAAATTCAACCTGATCGACATCGACGACTGA
- a CDS encoding sensor histidine kinase gives MKLISRIALRLSLALLPLMALWGVLFYFTMVDEINDEADDALEDYSELIVKRMLAGRELPKPNNGSNNSYSIVPIGAPEAAVRPHIDYYDAEVYIPEKEETEPARVLTTIFQDADGAYYELKVATPTFEKDDLLRAILYWVVFLYLLLLLTTISLTVWVFHRSMRPLYELLRWLDDYTPGRRGAPVPCSTRIVEFRRLSAAAQQAVDRSEALFEQQKHFIGNASHELQTPLAVLGNRIEWLLDNTEPTEKQMEELLKMQRTLRQIVRLNKTLLLLTKIDNGQFPESSEVDLAAVVGEQVALYDEIYAGRGIACTVSAPEAFVVRMNESLASTLVTNLLKNAYLHTAEGGAVGVELRDRTLTVTNDGTAPLDAEHIFERFYQGARKEGSTGLGLALVSAVGRYYGLRIDYRFEGGRHRFSVRWP, from the coding sequence ATGAAACTCATCTCCCGCATCGCCCTGCGCCTGTCGCTCGCCCTGCTGCCTCTGATGGCGCTCTGGGGCGTATTGTTCTACTTTACGATGGTCGACGAGATCAACGACGAGGCCGACGATGCGCTGGAAGACTATTCGGAGCTGATCGTCAAGCGGATGCTCGCGGGACGCGAACTGCCGAAGCCGAACAACGGGTCGAACAACAGCTATTCGATCGTGCCCATCGGCGCTCCCGAAGCCGCCGTCCGTCCGCATATCGATTACTACGACGCCGAGGTCTACATTCCCGAAAAGGAGGAGACCGAGCCGGCCCGCGTATTGACAACGATTTTCCAGGATGCCGACGGCGCCTATTACGAATTGAAGGTCGCCACCCCCACCTTCGAGAAGGACGATCTGCTGCGGGCGATCCTCTACTGGGTGGTCTTCCTCTACCTGCTGTTGCTGCTGACCACCATTTCGCTGACCGTCTGGGTCTTCCACCGCAGTATGCGCCCGCTCTACGAACTGTTGCGCTGGCTCGACGATTATACGCCCGGCCGTCGCGGTGCGCCCGTCCCCTGCTCCACGCGGATCGTGGAGTTCCGACGGCTCAGTGCTGCGGCGCAGCAGGCCGTCGACCGTTCCGAAGCGCTGTTCGAACAGCAGAAACACTTTATCGGCAATGCGTCGCACGAGTTGCAGACTCCGCTGGCCGTGCTGGGCAACCGGATCGAGTGGCTGCTCGACAACACCGAACCCACCGAAAAGCAAATGGAAGAGCTGCTCAAAATGCAGCGCACACTGCGTCAGATCGTGCGGCTCAACAAGACCCTGCTGCTGCTCACCAAGATCGACAACGGCCAGTTCCCCGAGAGCTCGGAGGTCGATCTGGCCGCGGTCGTCGGCGAACAGGTCGCCCTCTATGACGAGATCTACGCCGGTCGCGGCATCGCCTGCACAGTGTCCGCTCCGGAGGCGTTCGTCGTGCGGATGAACGAGTCGCTGGCGTCGACGCTGGTGACCAATCTGCTGAAAAACGCCTACCTCCATACGGCCGAAGGGGGTGCGGTCGGGGTCGAGCTGCGCGACCGCACGCTGACGGTGACCAACGACGGTACGGCGCCGCTCGATGCCGAACATATCTTCGAACGCTTCTATCAGGGCGCCCGCAAGGAGGGTTCCACCGGTCTCGGACTCGCGCTGGTCAGTGCCGTCGGGCGGTATTACGGATTGCGGATCGACTATCGTTTCGAAGGGGGGCGCCACCGCTTTTCGGTTCGTTGGCCGTGA
- a CDS encoding response regulator transcription factor, with protein MKILIVEDEPSLREIMYRALVQEHYVVETAATYAEADAKVAGYSYDCILLDIMLPDGNGLRLLEHIKELRKRENVIIISARNSLEDKVLGLEQGADDYLPKPFHTAELLARIRSVLRRGRSGGDLSLSLGNVSLWPEGRRVEVEGRELALLKKEFDILLYFMQRPNHLVDKAVLAEAVWGDHADDADNFHFVYAQMKNLRRKLAEAGATVELKSVYGFGYKLSPPQSE; from the coding sequence ATGAAGATTTTGATCGTGGAAGACGAACCGTCGCTGCGCGAGATCATGTACCGCGCCCTCGTACAGGAGCACTACGTGGTCGAAACGGCGGCGACCTACGCCGAAGCCGACGCCAAGGTGGCGGGATACAGCTACGACTGCATCCTGCTCGATATCATGCTCCCCGACGGCAACGGACTGCGGCTGCTGGAGCATATCAAGGAGCTGCGCAAGCGCGAGAACGTAATTATCATATCGGCACGCAATTCGCTCGAAGACAAGGTTCTGGGGCTGGAGCAGGGCGCCGACGACTACCTGCCCAAGCCGTTCCACACGGCCGAATTGCTGGCGCGTATACGCAGCGTGCTGCGGCGCGGCCGCAGCGGCGGGGATCTGTCACTCTCGCTGGGCAACGTCTCGCTCTGGCCGGAGGGCCGGCGCGTGGAGGTGGAGGGACGCGAACTGGCATTGCTGAAAAAGGAGTTCGACATCCTGCTCTACTTCATGCAGCGCCCGAACCATCTGGTCGACAAGGCCGTGTTGGCCGAAGCCGTCTGGGGCGACCATGCCGACGACGCGGACAACTTCCATTTCGTCTATGCCCAGATGAAGAATCTGCGGCGCAAACTCGCCGAGGCCGGCGCGACCGTCGAGCTGAAATCCGTCTACGGCTTCGGGTACAAACTCTCGCCACCGCAATCCGAATAA
- a CDS encoding TIGR04255 family protein produces the protein MKLPKTILPCPIVESTLEIRFQTNLPPDTMVGFVYSLFQSKDSEVQLTALPISQIPAEIRRQDPNLKYKPTHRLHTKEYDALVGSNVVVLTIPGKYVGWNKFKSNITDFIQTIQSNIIGKIEYIGLRYLNFFAFDIFDRIKLNVGGDNFSRGFPSVFKSEYKKDYCTNVLQITNGVHLQNPQMNIDADGSLIDITVVLVNNHLTDVNFENIVERIDSAHLEAKTVFFSLLSDDYLNELGPQYE, from the coding sequence ATGAAATTACCTAAGACTATATTGCCCTGCCCCATTGTTGAATCAACATTGGAAATTAGATTTCAAACAAATCTACCTCCTGATACAATGGTCGGTTTTGTATATAGTCTTTTCCAAAGCAAAGATTCAGAGGTACAACTAACTGCCCTTCCAATTTCGCAAATTCCCGCAGAAATAAGACGTCAAGATCCTAATTTAAAATACAAACCAACTCACAGACTGCATACAAAAGAATATGATGCACTCGTTGGCTCTAATGTGGTAGTTCTGACGATCCCGGGAAAATATGTAGGATGGAATAAATTTAAAAGCAATATCACAGACTTCATTCAAACTATTCAATCTAATATTATTGGCAAGATTGAATATATTGGATTAAGATATTTGAACTTCTTCGCATTTGATATTTTTGATAGAATCAAACTTAATGTTGGAGGGGATAATTTTAGTCGTGGATTTCCATCAGTTTTTAAATCAGAATATAAAAAAGATTATTGTACAAATGTACTACAAATAACCAATGGAGTACATTTGCAAAATCCTCAAATGAATATTGATGCAGATGGCTCATTAATAGATATTACAGTTGTATTGGTCAACAACCATTTGACAGATGTAAATTTCGAGAATATTGTAGAACGAATAGATTCAGCTCATTTGGAAGCAAAAACAGTATTCTTCTCTTTGTTGTCGGATGATTATCTAAACGAATTAGGCCCTCAGTATGAATAA